Proteins encoded together in one Impatiens glandulifera chromosome 1, dImpGla2.1, whole genome shotgun sequence window:
- the LOC124919593 gene encoding mitogen-activated protein kinase kinase kinase NPK1-like: MQEMFGSVRRSLVFRDGGSGENNASPGTLVDKINSCIRKSRVFSKLSPPAPPPKEEEQPSTIRWRKGELIGCGAFGQVYMGMNLDSGELLAVKQVLIAANTASKEKAQTHVKELEEEVKLLKRLSHPNIVRYLGTVREEDTLNILLEFVPGGSISSLLSKFGSFPEAVIRMYTKQLLLGLDYLHKNGIMHRDIKGANILVDNKGRIKLADFGASKQVVELATISGAKSMKGTPYWMAPEVIRQTGHSFSADIWSVGCTVIEMATGKPPWSEQYQEVAALFYIGTTKSHPPIPEHLSEEAKDFLLKCLQKEPDLRPSPGELLQHPFVTEKPLEASPYCGSMDILTTASPSSCRMNQEIKSDSMDLCNLGTISCSISKFDDLSTHIWKANNSEDDMCQIDDNMSEANLSSFAIPDNFKSFNPMCEPSDDWKSKTDMSPGMDEPVHCGLSLSEDDDEVTESKIRAFIDEKALELKKLQSPLYEEFYNSFNPSSSSSTFHDIGLGEGSSPSYLKLPPKSKSPNRAPNGSPSGAVDCTNSASPGSCDRRLSNASSTCNQPFAETPSPKKSDVEQEPNSSSFSERRKKWKEELDQELERKREMMRQAAGMGGVKTQSPKDRVQNRAREKSRFASPTK; the protein is encoded by the exons atgcaagaaatgttCGGTTCAGTCCGGCGATCGCTCGTATTTCGAGATGGCGGTAGTGGAGAAAACAACGCTTCACCCGGGACCCTAGTCGATAAGATCAATTCCTGCATTAGGAAATCCAGAGTCTTCTCCAAGCTCTCTCCTCCAGCGCCGCCTCCGAAGGAAGAAGAACAACCTTCAACCATTCGCTGGAGGAAAGGCGAATTGATTGGATGTGGCGCTTTCGGTCAGGTTTATATGGGGATGAACCTCGATTCGGGAGAGCTTCTTGCTGTTAAACAG gTCCTGATTGCAGCAAATACTGCTTCCAAGGAGAAAGCACAG ACTCATGTGAAGGAGCTGGAGGAGGAAGTCAAGCTTCTTAAGAGACTCTCTCATCCAAATATTGTA AGATACTTGGGCACTGTGAGAGAAGAAGATACCCTGAATATTTTGCTAGAGTTTGTTCCTGGAGGATCAATTTCATCACTTCTGAGTAAATTTGGATCTTTTCCAGAGGCT GTAATTAGAATGTACACAAAGCAATTACTTCTGGGATTGGATTATCTTCACAAGAATGGGATCATGCATAGAGACATAAAG GGGGCAAACATCCTTGTAGATAATAAGGGGCGTATAAAACTTGCAGATTTTGGTGCGTCCAAGCAGGTCGTTGAACTG GCTACCATTTCAGGTGCCAAGTCTATGAAGGGTACACCATACTGGATGGCTCCTGAAGTGATTCGTCAGACTGGTCATAGCTT CTCTGCTGATATCTGGAGTGTTGGCTGTACTGTAATAGAGATGGCTACTGGAAAGCCTCCATGGAGTGAACAATACCAAGAG GTTGCTGCTCTCTTCTATATTGGCACAACAAAGTCTCATCCACCAATCCCAGAGCACCTCTCTGAGGAAGCAAAAGACTTTCTGCTGAAATGTTTGCAAAA GGAACCAGACTTGAGGCCTTCTCCTGGTGAACTACTACAG CATCCTTTTGTTACTGAAAAACCTTTGGAGGCTTCACCTTATTGTGGTTCCATG GATATTTTAACCACTGCATCACCTTCCTCCTGCAGgatgaatcaagaaattaa ATCTGACTCTATGGATCTCTGTAATTTGGGTACTATTAGTTGTTCAATCTCGAAATTCGACGATCTGTCTACACATATATGGAAAGCTAATAATAGCGAAGATGACATGTGTCAGATTGATGACAACATGAGTGAAGCAAATTTAAGTTCTTTTGCGATACCTGACAACTTTAAG AGCTTCAACCCAATGTGTGAGCCCTCTGATGATTGGAAGAGTAAAACCGACATGAGTCCAGGGATGGATGAACCAGTTCATTGTGGGCTGTCGCTTTCCGAGGACGATGATGAGGTTACCGAGTCTAAAATTAGGGCTTTCATTGATGAAAAG gCTTTAGAACTGAAAAAACTGCAATCTCCATTATATGAAGAGTTCTACAACAGCTTTaatccttcatcttcttcttccaccTTTCATGATATTGGACTTGGTGAGGGTAGTAGCCCAAGCTACCTCAAACTGCCTCCAAAAAGTAAGTCGCCAAATCGAGCTCCGAATGGAAGCCCATCTGGTGCAGTTGACTGTACGAATAGTGCTAGCCCTGGGAGTTGTGACAGACGCCTTTCTAATGCCAGCAGTACATGTAATCAACCTTTCGCAGAGACTCCATCACCTAAGAAAAGTGATGTTGAACAAGAGCCAAATAGTTCAAG CTTCTCAGAAAGACGTAAGAAATGGAAGGAGGAACTTGATCAAGAGCTTGAGAGGAAACGAG AGATGATGAGACAAGCTGCGGGTATGGGAGGGGTGAAAACACAATCACCAAAGGATAGAGTCCAGAACAGAGCAAGAGAGAAATCAAGATTTGCTTCTCCAACCAAATAA
- the LOC124919594 gene encoding microtubule-binding protein TANGLED: MVARTPPKLRKMAAAPLNPTLLKETLQKVDKCMERLQELQYVVAGGKKVISGVNLSPRSTRGYLKTSLRCKQESLRIKNGNPKKSPNGKFPINSGEWRRMSLPAMLVEETVGEILQASKFARQIVSTVNSTTNKIHPSDDNSDDNPKTPPSRRQSPARKNPEKTQLRARRKREKQVVLQSIRSDIAGTPTAHLQRAKSRINFKSSSPLQREKENVSYLANRVSPRNRPWERKTVLFPNPLFRSSSSPTSQKMKFSKTNSPIIGKNRQTTTTTTTTATPHKFLIKKTAKIRSPPLSISPTRPSINMGKNSLKPSSSSSSKFSSAAVTTTMAKIRRSISPSRLANRLISPLKSRKSYDGLMMTNSLKQQQKQPSLPTATPIRLFSIRRV, translated from the exons GTGGATAAATGTATGGAGAGATTGCAGGAGCTTCAATATGTAGTTGCAGGTGGAAAAAAGGTAATATCAGGTGTGAATCTAAGCCCACGTAGCACCAGAGGATATCTGAAGACAAGTCTTCGTTGCAAACAAGAATCTTTAAg GATTAAGAATGGTAATCCTAAGAAATCTCCAAACGGGAAGTTTCCAATCAATTCCG GGGAATGGCGGCGGATGTCTTTGCCGGCGATGCTGGTTGAAGAAACTGTTGGGGAAATTCTTCAAGCAAGCAAATTTGCTAGACAAATAGTATCAACAGTTAATTCCACCACAAACAAGATTCATCCTTCCGATGACAACAGTGATGACAACCCAAAAACCCCACCTTCCCGGAGACAGAGTCCGGCGAGGAAGAACCCAGAGAAAACCCAGCTCCGGGCAAGGAGGAAAAGAGAGAAACAAGTTGTTCTACAATCAATCCGATCAGATATCGCCGGTACTCCGACTGCCCACCTCCAACGAGCTAAATCGAGAATCAATTTCAAATCTTCTTCACCACTgcaaagagagaaagaaaatgttaGTTATTTGGCAAACAGAGTTTCTCCAAGAAACAGGCCATGGGAGAGAAAGACTGTTCTATTTCCCAACCCATTATTCCGCTCTTCATCATCACCAACTTCACAGAAAATGAAATTTTCCAAAACAAATTCTCCAATTATCGGAAAAAACAGACAGACAACAACTACTACTACTACAACAGCGACTCCTCACAAATTCTTGATCAAGAAGACGGCTAAGATAAGAAGCCCACCACTCTCTATCTCCCCCACGAGACCTTCCATAAACATGGGTAAGAATTCTCTCAagccatcatcatcatcatcatctaaatTTTCATCTGCTGCTGTTACTACCACAATGGCAAAGATAAGGAGATCAATTTCACCTTCAAGATTGGCAAACAGATTGATATCTCCACTGAAAAGCAGAAAATCATATGATGGTTTGATGATGACCAACAGTCTAAAGCAGCAACAGAAGCAGCCGTCACTGCCCACTGCTACTCCGATTCGGTTGTTCTCTATTCGGAGAGTTTAA